gATCTACTAGtggggcttgggttgttacaaatggtatcagagctagacaatgggcgatgtgccaacaaggaagctaagccccgaaagggggtgaacacacggcggtgtgccagcaagaacgctgggccccaaaagggggtgaattggaggggtcccacattgattggagaagggaacgagtgtcggCGAGGaggctaggccccaaaggggggtggattgtgagatcccacatcggttagggaggagaacgaagtactCTTTATAAtgatatggaaacctctccctagtagatgcgttttaaaaaccttgtggAGAAGcctaaagatgacaatatctgctagcggtaggcttgggctattacagcATGCATACTTAATGTCGATCCAAGATGATCGTTAATACCAAGTATGAGAGCTATTAAAAACTGCAACATCATTTGATTCAACCAAGCCATACTAATTCCTAGGACACAGTTTCCTAAGTTTCAGCTTGAAGGGATCATTTCCCATAATGAACTGATTCAGAACTCAGAGAAAGGGATCAAAATAATCAGATCAGATAACTGCCCCTCCTTACACACTTTTAAGACATATATGCATTTCTTCCTAAAGTCCTTCCATCGATCACGTAATTTTACAGTACTCATGATTTTACATGGTAAAAAACCAAACGTATCAAACCGAAAACATTAAGAGAGACTGGTAATTCTCATAGGTGATAGAGATTAGACATGTATttaaaagaaactcaaaaggGGGAGATGAAAATGCAACAGTTCTGAGTATTAATTACCACCAAAATGATGTAGGACAATTGAAGCAGCTACAGTGACATTCAAAGAAGCGGTGCCGACACCATATTGTGGGATGTAAATGAAGAAGTCGCAGATTGCACACTCTTTAGCTGAAAGCCCTGTTCCCTAGAAATATCATATGCATATAAACATCAAAAGGGTGTCTTCTTGCTGAATTAGtgtatcaaaattatttccaaATGATTCTGATCCAATTCAATCTTGATGATCATGCTACGAACTAACTCACAATGCCTAGAACATCATAGAGACATGGACTTAAGAAAAAAGCAAGAGATCTAAAATGACATATTAAATCCTAATGACATCACAtcaagaaatggaagaataatCCATCACAGAGAATATGATTGCCAGAGAAACTTTAAGCAATTAtcgtttatttttttcatcaagGAATCGGAGTTCACTCCTTGCATTAAACTCATCGCCGcctccaagcccaccactagcagatgttgtcttctttgggctttccctttcgagcttcccctcaagatttttaaaacgtgtctgctaggaagaggtttccacacctttataaagagtgtttcgttctcctccccaaccgatgtgagatctcacaatccaccccctttagggtctaccatccttgctagcactcgttcccttctccaatcgatgtgggatcctccaatccacctcctttcgtGGCCCAGCGTCCTTTCTGGCATATCGTCTCATGTCCACACCCTTCGAGGGCTTAGGCTCCTGGCTGgtacatcgcccggtgtctagctctcatactatttgtaacggcctaagtccaccgctatattgtcctctttggacttttcctttgcgtctgctaggaaaaggtttccacacccttataaagaacgttTTGTTAACTTCccccatcgatgtgggatctcacaatatgtGAGAAACCGAGTTgtaattgagaaaaatgaaagaactaATGGGAGACAATAAGCTCTACAGGTCCTATGTATAATGGAATTAGAGAAGAACTTATTAACTGACAGCAGCATATGGTGATTAATAAATgcaataaaaaatggaattccAACACAAAAACCAACCTCGTTGCCGAGAAGAAAAGCGGTGCTCCTCTTGAAAGGATGCTGATTGACAGCCACGGCGTTATCAGTGATCTCCACGCCACATATATCACAATCCTTCTCCTACAGACACAGacagaaaaaaattcaaatttcaaaacaaacccATAACCTAATCGAGACCGAtgaagggaagaaagaaagagggcAGAACCTGAAGGAAATTTCGGGCGtcgagaagggaatgaaaatGACGGAACCGGACGTGAGAAGTGGAACCATGGCTACCAAAGGCGTTGAAGTCCCGACGGCCGACGAGGATGACCTCCGATACACCGAACGCGGTGGCGCTTCGGGCCAATGTGCCAACGTTGTGCCTTTTGGCTATGTTATGTACGACGACGTAGCTTTCGAACCCCATTTCGAATTCAATGGCGATGAAATGATTGAAGAGAAAGTGATGGGGTTTACGGATTGAGGGTTTTGACAGAGCCCGCAACTCAGTTCTGGCGGCGGATCGAAGAAGAAGGAGCGGTTCACAGTTCAGCCTGGCCCGGGCGTCTGATGAATTCTTTTCAATACGGTGTCGTTTCACGGCTGTTCCCACCACCGTTTACAcgctaattttaatttagtatttaaaatttttaaattttccaatcttatatatataattgcaAATAAGAGACTTCAAATTTTACTCTCTTAcccatttaatttctttttgttttattgtttgtAATTAAGCTTGGAAATACTATTTTACCcttgaatttctttgaaaaagggttttttttttacaaatattataGATTTGAATCTCGACTAAAGGTTAAAAGCATATATGTCTTACCCAATCGAGCCACGCTCGTATtatcataaacataaatgTTTTATAACCGATATTTCTAGTAGCTAGATTTTGGAGGAATTGGCGTTTTATAACCGATATTTCTAGTAGCTAGATTTTGGGGAGATGGGCGTTTTATAACCGATATTTCTAGTAGCTAGATTTTGGGGGTTTTAATCGATATTTCTAGTAGCTAGATTTTGAGCGTTTTGGGGGAATGGGCGTTTTATAACCGATATTTCTAGTAGCTAGATTTTGGGNNNNNNNNNNNNNNNNNNNNNNNNNNNNNNNNNNNNNNNNNNNNNNNNNNNNNNNNNNNNNNNNNNNNNNNNNNNNNNNNNNNNNNNNNNNNNNNNNNNNNNNNNNNNNNNNNNNNNNNNNNNNNNNNNNNNNNNNNNNNNNNNNNNNNNNNNNNNNNNNNNNNNNNNNNNNNNNNNNNNNNNNNNNNNNNNNNNNNNNNNNNNNNNNNNNNNNNNNNNNNNNNNNNNNNNNNNNNNNNNNNNNNNNNNNNNNNNNNNNNNNNNNNNNNNNNNNNNNNNNNNNNNNNNNNNNNNNNNNNNNNNNNNNNNNNNNNNNNNNNNNNNNNNNNNNNNNNNNNNNNNNNNNNNNNNNNNNNNNNNNNNNNNNNNNNNNNNNNNNNNNNNNNNNNNaaaaaaaaaaaaaagaatctttgCCTAAATgtgattttaattaatcaacttAGATCGCAAGCAAACTAGACTAATTTTAATGCAAACATTAATCAAAATATCCTAACAAATCcctttttaacaaattattagAGAGGGGAAAATGAGAAGGCAGTTGAAATTTTTGGATGCCAAATTTCTTAGATGCTCATAAGTTTAAGATAAAGTGTACCTTGTTCAACAGTTGCTGAGGGATGTGTGTAAGGCAAGCATTGATAATAACCAACATAGTAGGCAGACTTGGTAAGGTAAGGTAATTCATATGCATTATTCCATTCCATAGGAGTCCCACAACATTATTCAAAAacactcaactcaactcatcACGAAAAACTGATTACGAGCGAGTATAACGGACTGGAATACGCCGCTGTATCGGGCTCCTACAAGAAGGACAATCTTTCATACCTTGTTTTTCATGTAGTTCATTGCAGGTTGTGCACACCACCTGATGGGCGCATGGAAGAAACACTACCGACATCTCCTCCGAAAGACACATTACACACTCCCGTTCCCGCTTCACACTCCCAGTTCCAGAGTACTCGTAAAGATCCTTCATCGATTCCGAGACATTCGGGGTCCAGGACTCGTTGTGATCTGTGCTGTTTCTGGTATCTACAAGCCTACTGGCATAACTTCCGTCTATGCCTCTCTTAAGAGCAGCAATTCTGGAAGAATCTGTCTTAAGTCTCAACTgagatatttctttttcaagctTTTGGATATCGCTTTTGTACTTCAAAAGATTGTTTTCtgctttcaattttattgtatCCTCCTTTGCTTTCAATGAAGCTTCAATTTGTTCTCTCTCCTTTCTCAATGAAGCAGCCTGCATGAGCAGCTCATCTTTTGCTCTCGCCTCCATTTTCCCTCTACCCTGAGATACGTTCCTTGTTAATGAGAAAGGGCCCACAAGTTGTCACGTAATTAATACAACtaagagaaacagagaaagtCAAGAACGTTGAAAACCAATGAGAAACATATCTCAAAACTAGGAACACAATCACAAAACTCAAAGGAAATATGTTCAAGATAAAACATACAGCatttcagaattttttttcttcttctttcggGGGGGTATAAACAAGGTATATAATGCTCAAATCTTCAGAAGTTCATATGTTGTTGGAGAAGTAAATGCGTCTTATGTAAAACGATGCAAACGAAGACCAACCAAGCAAGAAAAGACGtataagaattgaaatttaatatcgaggaaaataaaaacaaatgagGTAAGGTAATCTTAATATTGCACCTAAAATGAGATGCAACATCCACCtgtataagaaaaaaatccaAGGATAACAATTTAAACCTTTTCGTAACTTCTCCATCGAGTATGAATCTTTTAAACAACATTCGTAATGCTCAACAGCAGCAGAATTAGCTAAACAATAGGTTCAACAAGGAAATGGGAGAACATGCTCTAATGTTTTAAACGGGGAGAAAACATCAACCTTCCTGTGAAgtaatgaaattttgataaacCATCCaatttattgtcatttttcttATGACCCCATCAGTTCTACAGTTGCAAGTTGCCAAATTAATAATCAAGGCACAAAAGATTGTAGCTAAAACTCATAAGAGAACAAAGAATAAATTGTTAAAACATACCTCAAGTTGTTCCTGGACATCCCTGGCCTGCTCAAGTTCCTGTATTAGTTGTTTCAATTTTCGTTTTTCGACTGTGTGTTCTTCCTGAAACAACATTTTCGTCTTCTCCCATGATTGAACGTTTACTagtgttttcttttccctcttaGAAACCTCCTGATAGGTAGCAGCTGATTCTGTAGCCCGTAATTTTGCAACCTCCATCTCCTGTCGTAGAGCAGCATTCTCCACCTCAAGCCTTCTAACAGCAGAGTTAGCAAGTTCAACCTGCCCACTAGCCTTGCACAATGCCTGTTCCATCTCAGAAAGCTTCTTCTTGGTATTTTCCTCCAAAGTCTGCTTCTCCTTTTTCAGCCGTTCAACTTCCTCCTTTTCTTGCTTCAAAGTCTTTAGTTCAGCCTTGTCCTTACTTAGCCTCCTTGCAGCCTGCATGACCTTTTGATTGGCCCACTCCATCCACTCTTGCAACTGACTTTGTAATTCCCGAGCTCTTGGTACTAATTTCAAAACCATCTCATCCTTCTTATCCTTAGGAAACCACTGCCCAAGGGACTTTTCATAAGGCTTCTCAACAAAACTACTCGTAGAAGGCTCAGCATTGCAGCTGATAGGCACCGAGGGCTCATTGCTTTTAGTGggcaaagaaagagaaagatcgGTTTCAGCTGCTGGTAGTGCAGAAGAAGTATTAGTAGCTGGTAATGCAAGTGGTGAACTAGGTGCAGGCATTGAAGATAGTACATTGATCTTAGAAAAAGGAGAagcatttttattgttttccaAGTTAAATGAtagagaggaagaaggaatGTCGATGGTGGTAGGATTATGGTTTCCATTGTCTTGGGCCACATCAATTCCCATAGCCTTGCTTATTTTCAGCGAAGCATTCTTAAAGTTTACTGCAGTGGAGCCTGAAACAGACTTTAGTTTCTTATCCAACATCAAACTCCCCAAACCAGTCACCTTTCCAGCTCTTGATGGGCCTTTCGGTCCATATGTTCGAAAGTTTTTATCCACATGAAGCGACTTTTGTCGTAGCATGTATTCTCTCTTCGTTATATTAGAATGAACCCTTCTGCTGCTCCCAGTTTTTTCTTCAGACACGGAAGTTTGAGGGTTTCCACCCACATTAAATGATTCCCTAGCAACATCAGAGGTAGAATTTTGCAGTTCTTTATCTGATACTGATACACTTGTGAATAATGGGTCCTTTGGTTTAGTAAGATTAGGAACTCCTAGAGTGGCTGGTCCATCGGATTGAGAACTATGAGCACAGCTGATTGGAGAAATTGGCTTAAGAGGCTTAGGAAAATTCAACTCAGAGCTTTTGGCTTCTGCTTTTAACTGTGGGGTAGAGTTAGTTGAACCCTCATTCGAAGTCCCATCGCAGACAACTGCGTTAGACGGGTCACTATCCATTGTACATGCATGAGATACACTCATGTCACTGACCAATAAGCACCACATTGCATCGCCAGTGCTGAAGTAAGGCCTAACCTCTCGTAGAACACAAACTAATTCagctaaaatatatttttctagtTGCTGTAAATCCTCAAAATAGTGTTCCCTAGATTGATCAATTTCTTGGCCACTTCTAAGGAAAGCTAAGGTATTGTCCACTACATTCGACATGATATCTTTACAACCAAAACAAATGCCAGACCTCGAGACGGCTTTTATAGCAACCTCTTCAGTGAATCCAGAAGCAACAACTTTCTTGATTGCAGCCTTGAATATTGTGTCTAAATTGCATAAAATTAGTTCTACCAGCTGAGCTTCTGTAAGGTCACTCCAATCAACATCTTGGAACTCATCAACTTCTAGTTCCCCTCTTGGCCAGTCTATCCCAACATCAGGAGAGCCTCCATTGGACAATCCGAGATCGAGTTTCAATCCAGCAGAAAATTCTTGACTAGTGCTACACAGGTCACACGCACCGATTTGCCCCAGACTTGAACTAATCTCAAATTTCTCAGCTGAAAAATCATAACTCGGACATTCATCTTGAGATGAAGATGTGATCTTATTCAGGTCCCCTAAAGGTGGATCTGCTCGGTATTTCCTCTTATTCCTACTTCCTTTTTCCTGGACAAGCACTGAAGAAGGCCCATGGTTGCTATTAGCAGGACAACTCGGCTTAGCGACCATTGATGCCATTTATCACTGTACAAGACAACAATGTATGAATACCTTAATCTAGCTAtcatttttcctctttctctcgTGTAGATAAATATACACTTCACACGTAAAGGTACCAAACTTCTCCCATACCTCAATGCAGTTGGAAAACCATGAATATCAATTTTATGCNaaaaaaaaaaaaaaaaaaaaaaaaaaaaaaacagaactaTCATCGCATGAATGAATCATAAACACCTCAAAATTCATCAGCTGATGGTACAAACAAAACCAAGAACTAAACAATCCAGAACCTGGAGTATTCATCTAACTAAGAAACTAAAACGCATACCTCGAATCTCAGTATTAAAATCGAGATAATCAAAATCTGCGTCGGAAGAGAATAAATCAatcacaaaacaaacaaacaccgAAAGCAGAAACTGAAGAAGAATCTAGACATGGAACACGAGCAAAAACTACATTCATCCAGTACCAAATTCATCGCGAATTGAATACAAAAACCAACCTCGTAGATCCAAGGAACTAAAAACTTAACGACCAATTATATATTGGGAAGAGAGTGGTAaaagaacagaagaagaagatcctCCTCTCCACCAAACAGAAACTCGAGAATTGAATGTTGAAGAACCAGCAGGGAAACAATCCGCAGAAACGCACCCGATTCAAACTGGCGAGTTGGAAGAATCGAAGACCGGAAGGAAATACAAAAATCAGAAGAATATCGATGAAATCAGAAAGCGAAATCCATGTAAGaagcttttctttctttcttttttaatttcttgtggttttttttttttttttttttttcggttcttatttttcttgcaGCTTAGAGCATAGCTTCTCTCCCTGACTGAAGATTTTGGCCTTAATGCTTTCTTTTTGGCTTTCTTCTTAACCTAACCAGAGTTATTTGAATTGccttctctaacttaccatggTTAAGTACCTACcaatctttttattatatatatatatatataaatggaataatttttaaattagtggCTAATATTTAGAGTCTAagtactatatatataatgcaCGTTAAAATTGTCTCTTGCTGATGTAATAAATATTACTGAGTTTcagaatttttcaattaaaattttgaaaattattttcttttcacgataataaagatttatatatattgaaaaaatcttttaaaccttttgaaattcaagttcATTGAATCAGTGACTCAAACAATTCagataaaatttatagaaaatgttCTATATAGcaaaaatgaattgaattcTATCCGAAATGCTAATTCAACCCAAGTTATagtttggattgggttggtcAGAGTTGTCAGGAAttaacccaatttttttttttttttgtattggttgaagtttaataaaaataaaatagttaatttaaattttttaaaatactagtatttatttatttattattactttaaaataataattgaatgacttaaaataaaaataaaatttctaaatttaggAATTTGTTTGGGTAGGTTGTCggttttcttatttaaaaattcttatatttatataaaaatatattaatgacgTCATTTATGTCAGCATGATATACATATGTTGTGTTTtttctcaaacaaaaaatattatgcAACACGTAAtatgtttatattaataaataatataaaaagggGCAAGTGGACTTTTGTCATATAAAttggaattttgaaattttagaaagagacattttagtttaaatgaatgaaaattaccatacttacaaatatttttaaatatttaaaagttattttctattttttaaattatttaaatagtttaattaattttgaactttattaaaaaatggatttcTAGCGAGAGCGTATAAAAGATCTGCTGAATGTTCGAAGTGTGCTCTTCTATAAGCAACGAACAGTGATTGTGTCTTCTTCATCAGTGACGTGACAGTTTAACGAGTGCTTCAACTCTTATCCCAGAAATTAGTAGTTATTTTGAGCTAAAAGTCAACCTTTGACGTTTAACCACAATCCAAAAGGACcttaaatcaatattaatttggaATTAGAGGATCAAACCAATGAACACCGATGATTTCTTCTTTAGCAGCGGCATGATGATTCAACGAGTACTTCAAGCCTTGACCCATGAACTAGGGATGATTTTGAGTTTGAGGTCGGTCTTTGGTGCTTACCCACAATCCAAAGGACCTCACAACAAGTTACGTTATACTTATCTTCACTCTTCTTTGAAGCTCACTGATCCTAATTAATACgtaattttttacttttttttctaaaaaaaattaaaatttgatataagTTAGTGACAATAtccttaaaatataaatttattgataaaataatatttataaatttcataaaattttggGCCAAACAAAATTGTTTTGAGATGGGCCCATGAAGGATATCTGATGGGCTTGGGCCCATTTTGAACATAGTGTTTAGTAAATCAATATAAATCTATTAGAATGCAACCAAATTGTCCAAAACTAAACCTGATTTTTGTTAATAccgtaattaaaaaataataataatagtaataaataaataaatttctctttATAAATAGCCCACCGGCAAGCTTTTTCAATAGATACATCTTATTCCACTTTTGCCCCTCCCATAACCGGTCGTGatcattattcattttttcagGAAGCTCCCAATTCAAAATCTCGCATTCCATTTGTTCCCATGGATCTGTTTTCAGTCTTCTCTGCCGACGGACCTTCGGAACTGTCCGATGCGGAGGAGGAACAGGACGACAACGACCACGACGATGATACGGTTTCTAATATCTCCAATACGAGTTCTGCTTGGAGCTTCGGCGGCCTGATCAAGACTCTCGCCACCACGTCGGAATCTGTAATTTCGAACTACCGCCGTGAGTTTGAGGAATTAGGATCCGGATTGAAGAAGGAGACATCGGTGATTCGAGACGTCGCATCGCGTGCCGTGAAGGACCTTCCGACGACGCTCGATGTCGGTGCGTCCGTTGCGCAGGAGTCGCTGGAGTCGGTTGGCCAAGCCATTGACGATATCGGTAGTGCCGTTTGGAAATCGACTTCGAAGATTATCTCACATGGTAGGGATACGTTATTAGCTTCTGATCTTGTTTCGGGAAATCATGAAAATAATAGCGATGTTGTTCTTTCGTCAAACCAATTAGGAAGTAGCAATAGTAGAAATCTCGAATTCAAACAGTATAATAGGTTCAATACGCAATTGATTGCGATTCAGCGAGACCTGGATACGTATTTGGAGGAACCTAAGGATTTAGAGGATtacaaaaattggaaattagGTTTTGTATTGGAAGATAAAGAACAGGAAATCGATAATTTGATGAAAGAAAGCGAGGATGTTCGGGAGATTTATCGGACGATAGTTCCAAGTACAATCGTTCGTGAGGTCTTCTGGAGTAGATATTTTTACAGGCTTCACAAGCTTAAGCAAGCAGAAGAAGCCAGAGTTAAGCTCGTGAGGAGAGCCATTTCTGCAGAAGATGAGGAAGATTTGAGTTGGGATGTTGACGATgacgatgaagaagaagggaataATGCTGAGTTGCAGTCAAAGGGTGAATCCAGTGGCGCTCTCAGTACTGAGAAGAGAGAAACTGACAGTTCAGAGAGTGCCATCTCAAAGAAAATTGCTGTTTCTGATGATGCAACAGAGGACAGTGATAGGAAGCTGGAACAGAAAGTTGGTGAAAAATTGGCTGCAGATGGAAGAGGAGACAGTGGTGATTCCTGCAAAGACAGCGACATTTCGATCATTTCCAGTCGGTCTTCCGGGGAAGAAGAACTTGGAtgggatgaaattgaagacATTGGAACCATTGATGAGGCCAAGAACAATACCTCTAGTAGTGGCAGTGCACAAAAGATTGGTTTGATCAAGCGGCTGATTGTGgcagaggaagaggaggatcTGAGTTGGGAAATTGAGGATGAAGATGAATGTGCTAAATCATGAAGaaactaaatttttgttttcttttcaaaatctcAACTTACAGTTCATAGACTCCATGATTTGGTGACTGAAGTCTTTCGTTGATAAAGCATATTCATTTGGGTTGTGATTACTGTTCATATCTCATTGTCCGTTGTATAAATTGGCTCCTCTATTTGTTTCATCTGGGTGTTGATCACAGATTACAATCACTTGGAAGTTCATAACTTccaaaaattattgaatgagGCAGTTTAGTGGTTGTCTCATCATAATCGTCGGAGGTAGATTTCTATCTTCCCTAATAATCATCTGATACAAAATTGTCAATCTATTGAGCGATGGGATACGAGAACTTCTTTTGCTATTTCTTTANGGTAGATTTCTATCTTCCCTAATAATCATCTGATACAAAATTGAGGTATTTTTATGTATATTCAACCGCGTAAAATTGTCAATCTATTGAGCGATGGGATACAAGAACTTCTTTTGCTATTTCTTTATTGTACATTAGATTATACAAAATTGTCATGAATACAACTCAACCAATATtgaaatgattatgaaatcgattgaacttttaaatattttgttaaatttatgTATTTGCGCAAATTCTATTGTTTTATGAATGGAGTTTCGTTTAAGAAAGATTAATATATCTCATGAGCTTGAGCTCGTTATagttgat
This portion of the Cucurbita pepo subsp. pepo cultivar mu-cu-16 chromosome LG08, ASM280686v2, whole genome shotgun sequence genome encodes:
- the LOC111799905 gene encoding putative E3 ubiquitin-protein ligase RF298 isoform X2; translation: MASMVAKPSCPANSNHGPSSVLVQEKGSRNKRKYRADPPLGDLNKITSSSQDECPSYDFSAEKFEISSSLGQIGACDLCSTSQEFSAGLKLDLGLSNGGSPDVGIDWPRGELEVDEFQDVDWSDLTEAQLVELILCNLDTIFKAAIKKVVASGFTEEVAIKAVSRSGICFGCKDIMSNVVDNTLAFLRSGQEIDQSREHYFEDLQQLEKYILAELVCVLREVRPYFSTGDAMWCLLVSDMSVSHACTMDSDPSNAVVCDGTSNEGSTNSTPQLKAEAKSSELNFPKPLKPISPISCAHSSQSDGPATLGVPNLTKPKDPLFTSVSVSDKELQNSTSDVARESFNVGGNPQTSVSEEKTGSSRRVHSNITKREYMLRQKSLHVDKNFRTYGPKGPSRAGKVTGLGSLMLDKKLKSVSGSTAVNFKNASLKISKAMGIDVAQDNGNHNPTTIDIPSSSLSFNLENNKNASPFSKINVLSSMPAPSSPLALPATNTSSALPAAETDLSLSLPTKSNEPSVPISCNAEPSTSSFVEKPYEKSLGQWFPKDKKDEMVLKLVPRARELQSQLQEWMEWANQKVMQAARRLSKDKAELKTLKQEKEEVERLKKEKQTLEENTKKKLSEMEQALCKASGQVELANSAVRRLEVENAALRQEMEVAKLRATESAATYQEVSKREKKTLVNVQSWEKTKMLFQEEHTVEKRKLKQLIQELEQARDVQEQLEERISG
- the LOC111799914 gene encoding BSD domain-containing protein 1-like, which produces MDLFSVFSADGPSELSDAEEEQDDNDHDDDTVSNISNTSSAWSFGGLIKTLATTSESVISNYRREFEELGSGLKKETSVIRDVASRAVKDLPTTLDVGASVAQESLESVGQAIDDIGSAVWKSTSKIISHGRDTLLASDLVSGNHENNSDVVLSSNQLGSSNSRNLEFKQYNRFNTQLIAIQRDLDTYLEEPKDLEDYKNWKLGFVLEDKEQEIDNLMKESEDVREIYRTIVPSTIVREVFWSRYFYRLHKLKQAEEARVKLVRRAISAEDEEDLSWDVDDDDEEEGNNAELQSKGESSGALSTEKRETDSSESAISKKIAVSDDATEDSDRKLEQKVGEKLAADGRGDSGDSCKDSDISIISSRSSGEEELGWDEIEDIGTIDEAKNNTSSSGSAQKIGLIKRLIVAEEEEDLSWEIEDEDECAKS
- the LOC111799905 gene encoding putative E3 ubiquitin-protein ligase RF298 isoform X1, with the translated sequence MASMVAKPSCPANSNHGPSSVLVQEKGSRNKRKYRADPPLGDLNKITSSSQDECPSYDFSAEKFEISSSLGQIGACDLCSTSQEFSAGLKLDLGLSNGGSPDVGIDWPRGELEVDEFQDVDWSDLTEAQLVELILCNLDTIFKAAIKKVVASGFTEEVAIKAVSRSGICFGCKDIMSNVVDNTLAFLRSGQEIDQSREHYFEDLQQLEKYILAELVCVLREVRPYFSTGDAMWCLLVSDMSVSHACTMDSDPSNAVVCDGTSNEGSTNSTPQLKAEAKSSELNFPKPLKPISPISCAHSSQSDGPATLGVPNLTKPKDPLFTSVSVSDKELQNSTSDVARESFNVGGNPQTSVSEEKTGSSRRVHSNITKREYMLRQKSLHVDKNFRTYGPKGPSRAGKVTGLGSLMLDKKLKSVSGSTAVNFKNASLKISKAMGIDVAQDNGNHNPTTIDIPSSSLSFNLENNKNASPFSKINVLSSMPAPSSPLALPATNTSSALPAAETDLSLSLPTKSNEPSVPISCNAEPSTSSFVEKPYEKSLGQWFPKDKKDEMVLKLVPRARELQSQLQEWMEWANQKVMQAARRLSKDKAELKTLKQEKEEVERLKKEKQTLEENTKKKLSEMEQALCKASGQVELANSAVRRLEVENAALRQEMEVAKLRATESAATYQEVSKREKKTLVNVQSWEKTKMLFQEEHTVEKRKLKQLIQELEQARDVQEQLEGRGKMEARAKDELLMQAASLRKEREQIEASLKAKEDTIKLKAENNLLKYKSDIQKLEKEISQLRLKTDSSRIAALKRGIDGSYASRLVDTRNSTDHNESWTPNVSESMKDLYEYSGTGSVKRERECVMCLSEEMSVVFLPCAHQVVCTTCNELHEKQGMKDCPSCRSPIQRRIPVRYTRS
- the LOC111799908 gene encoding uncharacterized protein LOC111799908 — its product is MEWNNAYELPYLTKSAYYVGYYQCLPYTHPSATVEQVGTAVKRHRIEKNSSDARARLNCEPLLLLRSAARTELRALSKPSIRKPHHFLFNHFIAIEFEMGFESYVVVHNIAKRHNVGTLARSATAFGVSEVILVGRRDFNAFGSHGSTSHVRFRHFHSLLDARNFLQEKDCDICGVEITDNAVAVNQHPFKRSTAFLLGNEGTGLSAKECAICDFFIYIPQYGVGTASLNVTVAASIVLHHFGVWAGFPERCRDGNKFIVAERPVKQGKRNYCPETEESIVEERKSRRDNASKGFFDEGTIDDSTSNLLDTLFINE